One genomic region from Branchiostoma lanceolatum isolate klBraLanc5 chromosome 7, klBraLanc5.hap2, whole genome shotgun sequence encodes:
- the LOC136438783 gene encoding galactose-3-O-sulfotransferase 2-like: MNNSKYSVHCVPHQKIILNRFSVKCIIRRFSGKHGEEICDVKRNFMFVKVHKAGGTTATCIFQRFGYEHNLTFVLPMNVKSDVGWPNFFKREDFIPSTDGTFNVLVDHAVYHRKLLDHIMPSDTVYIAILRHPLAQLRSTFNWYGLARRFRGLTGADPVASFLKDPKRFQIPHVTRSKLPFTHSKNFMAYDLGFPPGLFDDQSFVEEFVQKMSREIDLVLILEYFHESLVLLRRMMCWKLKDILYNVEPKNLRKYKNKSTTNSASLVKNHRQWSNVDYQLYDYFNATLWQNIQNEDNDFHLEVRHFENVLQSTTGYCTKAIMRVEKRLVTGRGKKGRKKKQKSTIVRMWKVNDTAGELIIPRTAWHDEFKIDPYLCLKLKMEWQDWEYVLKKKHKLMPQNGSDTVRSAIQYNHPKVLDQTVLSNVFHIT; encoded by the coding sequence ATGAATAATAGCAAATATTCTGTCCATTGTGTACCACATCAAAAAATAATCTTAAACCGTTTTTCTGTAAAATGCATTATCAGGAGATTTTCCGGCAAACATGGTGAAGAAATCTGCGACGTCAAGCGAAACTTCATGTTCGTGAAGGTTCACAAAGCAGGGGGAACGACAGCAACCTGCATCTTCCAACGCTTCGGGTACGAACACAACCTGACTTTCGTCCTGCCTATGAACGTGAAGAGTGACGTCGGCTGGCCCAACTTCTTCAAGCGAGAAGACTTCATTCCATCGACAGATGGTACATTTAACGTGCTAGTTGATCACGCGGTTTATCATAGGAAGTTGTTAGATCATATCATGCCTTCCGATACTGTTTACATCGCTATACTTAGACACCCGCTAGCTCAGCTAAGATCTACGTTCAACTGGTATGGCCTTGCGAGAAGGTTCCGCGGGTTGACAGGAGCGGACCCTGTTGCGTCCTTTCTTAAAGATCCAAAAAGATTTCAAATTCCTCACGTCACTCGTTCTAAACTTCCTTTCACCCATTCTAAGAATTTCATGGCGTATGACCTAGGATTCCCTCCAGGACTTTTTGATGACCAATCATTTGTCGAAGAGTTTGTTCAAAAGATGTCGCGAGAAATTGATTTGGTTCTTATATTAGAATATTTCCACGAATCACTTGTTTTGCTGAGACGCATGATGTGCTGGAAGTTAAAAGATATTCTGTATAACGTCGAGCCAAAAAACCTgcggaaatataaaaacaaaagcaCAACAAACTCTGCAAGCCTAGTTAAGAATCATCGTCAGTGGAGCAATGTAGATTATCAGTTGTATGATTACTTTAACGCAACGCTTTGGCAGAACATTCAAAATGAAGACAACGATTTTCACCTAgaagtccgccattttgaaaacgtCCTTCAGTCAACCACTGGATACTGTACCAAGGCAATCATGCGAGTTGAGAAACGATTGGTCACTGGTAGAGGCAAGAAAGgacgaaaaaagaaacaaaaatctaCAATAGTTCGTATGTGGAAAGTTAATGACACAGCCGGAGAGTTGATAATTCCTAGAACAGCTTGGCACGATGAGTTTAAGATTGATCCGTACCTGTGCTTAAAGCTGAAAATGGAGTGGCAGGACTGGGAATATGtcttaaaaaagaaacacaagctGATGCCGCAAAACGGATCAGATACAGTAAGAAGCGCCATACAATACAACCACCCGAAGGTTCTGGATCAAACTGTTCTTTCAAATGTCTTTCACATAACGTAG
- the LOC136438784 gene encoding putative methyltransferase DDB_G0268948, whose amino-acid sequence MIVRRNIAGLLRLSDLAAANRAHGINQLTQVDEHNGSARWTMSNRMFEAADHAKLYHKFRPKWSPEIVNKAVSFVIEKNSKSTSLHHAVDLGCGTGQTTEILAPLFQRVTGIDISATQIAQAAANSKYSNVQYTVGRAENMPFPDGSIDLVTCATAAHWFDFPKFHKEVNRVLKPLGCLAVYCYGMSYLHYEDCTDELNRIVWQFYKGSLQGCWNKGQQFIDNDYRDLPMPYEDTERDYSMSIKVDYTLPEFIGYLSTWSGYQEYCRRHPEDQGALLQSLQQRLYDSAKTTKPAEELIFRASFPVFLLMSRKPEQ is encoded by the exons ATGATTGTGCGTCGGAACATTGCAGGCCTGCTGCGACTCTCAGACCTTGCTGCAGCCAACAGGGCTCACGGGATCAATCAACTAACACAAG TGGATGAGCATAATGGCAGCGCCCGGTGGACGATGTCCAACCGTATGTTCGAAGCAGCTGATCACGCTAAGCTGTATCACAAGTTCCGTCCCAAGTGGAGTCCAGAAATTGTTAACAAAGCGGTCTCCTTTGTTATCGAAAAG AATTCGAAGTCTACATCGCTGCACCATGCCGTTGATCTCGGGTGTGGAACAGGTCAGACTACAGAGATCCTGGCGCCACTCTTCCAGCGAGTCACGGGGATTGACATCAGTGCTACACAAATTGCACAGGCAGCCGCTAACAGCAAATACAGCAATGTCCAATACAC GGTTGGACGAGCAGAGAATATGCCTTTCCCAGACGGCAGCATTGACCTCGTCACCTGTGCTACAGCTGCCCATTGGTTTGACTTTCCGAAATTCCACAAGGAAGTAAACCGTGTCCTCAAACCGCTCGGCTGCCTGGCGGTGTACTGCTATGGGATGAGCTACCTTCACTACGAGGACTGCACTGATGAACTGAACAGGATAGTATGGCAG TTCTACAAGGGTTCCCTTCAGGGCTGCTGGAACAAGGGACAACAGTTCATCGACAATGACTATCGAGACCTACCAATGCCCTATGAAGACACTGAAAG GGACTACTCCATGTCTATCAAAGTGGACTACACCTTGCCAGAATTTATCGGCTATCTGTCTACTTGGTCAGGGTACCAGGAGTACTGCAGGCGCCACCCTGAAGATCAGGGTGCCTTACTACAATCCCTGCAGCAGAG GTTATATGACTCCGCAAAGACGACGAAGCCGGCCGAAGAATTGATCTTCCGCGCTTCGTTCCCTGTCTTCCTACTCATGTCCAGGAAGCCAGAACAGTAG